A window from Diachasmimorpha longicaudata isolate KC_UGA_2023 chromosome 5, iyDiaLong2, whole genome shotgun sequence encodes these proteins:
- the LOC135162376 gene encoding uncharacterized protein LOC135162376 yields the protein MQRLWYQGREAASFFDQSRNVSINNLADNCLENIFRDLSFADKLNAEAVCKRWKFLCRKSWKTVTSLNLLKHEQHRTDYDSLSSEQKNIQSIAKLLKRCGDYLKVLKIGNPCHYTMLPFVFKYCRVLRELTISLPPVGNDLSGISEIPTLRKFCLTEMSSDSQAAIFKILPPELLELHLMTRDSQNKNEVEEYVNFPRDSDQYLNYLENLHNLLLSGFHLEGWVENMINRNVNIRTLALSLCSIESEKFFFYGLVNLESLLLDSVYPVDNNFIAILSECCEQLTTVNLIFCPYVTDIGVMFLWRLSHLRYLCLHYMLNISDVCLSGFASLKMLICHNCLNIRDSGLIALLEVSPELKTLVVTGTSVTSAVLMAANEVSKKFVDNIPIAILVDVEVASTWIRYNDSVLLTVESLAGNDRSKPHRPSRYCDNPPMYDSSYVFQYQCGSDSEPEDDTNDEIIIPPRRCFTWQLF from the exons ATGCAACGGCTATGGTACCAAGGGAGAGAGGCTGCAAGCTTTTTCGACCAATCGAGAAATGTATCAATTAATAATCTAGCTGATAATTGTCTGGAGAATATATTCAGGGATCTTTCTTTCGCAGACAAACTCAATGCAGAAGCAG TTTGTAAGCGGTGGAAGTTTTTGTGCCGCAAGTCGTGGAAAACTGTGACGAGCCTCAATTTACTGAAACATGAGCAGCACCGAACTGATTATGATTCACTATCATCTGAACAGAAAAACATTCAGAGCATCGCGAAGCTTCTCAAGAGATGTGGAGATTATCTGAAGGTCTTAAAAATTGGCAATCCTTGTCATTATACAATGCTTCCTTTTGTTTTTAAATACTGCCGGGTTTTGAGAGAATTAACCATCTCTCTTCCCCCAGTTGGGAATGATCTGTCCGGTATTTCGGAAATTCCAACTCTAAGAAAATTTTGCCTGACAGAAATGTCAAGCGATTCTCAAGCAGCCATTTTTAAGATATTGCCCCCGGAATTACTGGAGCTCCATTTGATGACAAGAGATAGTCAAAACAAAAATGAGGTTGAAGAATACGTAAATTTTCCTCGTGATTCTGATCAG TACCTCAACTATTTGGAGAACTTGCACAATCTTCTGCTAAGTGGCTTTCATCTGGAGGGTTGGGTGGAAAACATGATAAATCGTAATGTCAATATAAGGACCCTGGCTCTCTCCCTTTGTAGCATTgagagtgaaaaattctttttttacgGTCTTGTAAATTTGGAGTCTCTGTTACTTGACAGCGTTTACCCCGTTGACAACAATTTTATCGCGATACTATCAGAATGCTGCGAGCAATTGACTACAGTGAATCTCATATTCTGCCCTTATGTCACCGATATTGGTGTCATGTTCTTGTGGCGATTATCGCACCTCCGGTATTTGTGTCTACATTACATGCTCAACATCTCAGATGTTTGCCTCAGTGGATTTGCCAGTCTAAAAATGTTGATTTGTCACAACTGCTTAAACATCCGAGATAGTGGACTCATTGCTCTCCTGGAAGTTTCTCCGGAATTAAAGACTTTGGTCGTGACAGGAACAAGTGTCACTTCTGCTGTGCTGATGGCGGCCAATGAAGTGAGCAAGAAATTCGTAGACAATATACCAATTGCGATATTGGTTGACGTGGAAGTCGCCAGTACCTGGATCCGCTATAATGACTCCGTTCTGCTGACAGTCGAGAGTCTGGCAGGTAACGACAGATCTAAACCTCATAGACCCTCGCGTTATTGCGACAACCCTCCCATGTACGATTCCAGTTACGTATTTCAGTACCAGTGTGGATCAGATTCAGAGCCAGAAGATGATACGAATGATGAGATTATCATTCCCCCCCGGAGATGTTTTACATGGCAATTGttttaa
- the LOC135162374 gene encoding uncharacterized protein LOC135162374 → MDIPSTSGGQSGVRVATPSSDADASPALSTISEDCAAIHMLDDDCLFRIFCLFSIGEKLIIEQVCRRWKRVSKLAWYRMRRLNLARAALGTTDFDKLPLQFQNIQGIARLLRRCGQYLSILKLGSPCHCTMISFIARHCKKLVQLEISAYHNGRNIHNTPKANGLEFFCQKKLSNVLPSDELGVLAWPKLYELHLRGPSQESDAANRNRVYLPHCYHYYIRDLKKVAMMSLENFDLRESLDSILRLKGELTYLSLANSIIGDDVFFPHLVFLEHVNVERVLEVDAEFLTMLSTSCTKLKYLNLNYCSNLDDEGMMHLWLLNELEELTVNFVPGITDFAFSGCHSLKKLSCQGCQCVRDGELIFYLNTLPPLEYLNLQLTAVTPEILAAANTMTKVRSSNIQLYLLVNASIIRHPHGFYDSSLLVIDGTNDSVDPLRIRTKHYNPYPSYYEFEYEHGIDSEPDDWRRFFADDYESTPPSGTPESED, encoded by the exons ATGGACATTCCCTCAACATCTGGTGGCCAATCAG GTGTTCGAGTGGCAACGCCATCCTCTGATGCCGATGCGTCTCCAGCTCTGTCGACAATTTCAGAAGACTGTGCCGCTATTCACATGCTGGACGATGATTGTCTGTTCAGGATATTCTGTCTCTTTTCTATCGGGGAAAAACTCATTATAGAACAAG TTTGTAGGCGTTGGAAGAGAGTATCCAAGCTCGCATGGTACCGCATGAGGCGCTTAAATTTAGCCAGAGCCGCATTAGGCACAACTGATTTTGATAAGCTACCACTGCAGTTCCAAAATATTCAGGGCATCGCAAGACTTCTGAGAAGATGTGGACAGTACCTGTCCATCTTGAAACTTGGCAGCCCTTGTCATTGCACGATGATTTCATTTATTGCCAGGCACTGCAAGAAGTTAGTCCAGTTAGAAATCTCTGCTTACCACAATGGGCGAAATATCCATAATACTCCAAAAGCCAATGGTCTGGAGTTCTTctgtcaaaaaaaattgagtaacgTACTTCCTTCGGATGAGCTTGGAGTATTAGCTTGGCCTAAACTTTATGAGCTTCATCTAAGGGGCCCTTCACAAGAAAGCGATGCGGCCAATCGCAATCGTGTTTATCTACCCCACTGCTATCATTAC TACATTCGAGATCTGAAGAAAGTGGCAATGATGTCCCTGGAGAACTTTGATCTACGAGAATCCTTGGATTCTATCCTACGACTAAAGGGTGAACTCACCTACCTCTCTCTTGCAAATTCAATTATTGGAGACGATGTCTTCTTTCCGCATCTCGTGTTTTTAGAGCACGTCAATGTCGAAAGAGTCCTTGAAGTCGACGCCGAATTCTTAACAATGTTATCAACATCTTGCACGAAATTGAAGTACCTGAATCTCAATTACTGTTCGAACCTCGATGATGAAGGTATGATGCACTTGTGGCTCCTGAATGAACTCGAGGAGCTCACTGTTAATTTCGTACCGGGTATAACAGATTTTGCATTCAGTGGATGTcacagtttaaaaaaattgagctgCCAGGGCTGTCAGTGCGTACGGGATGGTGAATTGATATTTTACCTTAACACTCTTCCTCCGTTGGAGTATTTGAATTTGCAGTTGACCGCTGTTACTCCGGAGATCCTTGCCGCAGCTAATACAATGACGAAGGTCAGAAGTAGTAATATTCAGCTTTACCTTTTGGTCAACGCCTCCATAATCAGGCATCCGCATGGGTTTTATGACTCCTCTTTGCTGGTAATCGATGGTACAAATGATTCAGTCGACCCATTGCGGATTCGTACGAAACATTATAATCCATATCCTTCTTATTATGAGTTTGAGTATGAACATGGGATAGATTCTGAGCCCGATGATTGGCGAAGGTTTTTTGCTGATGATTATGAGAGCACACCGCCTTCTGGAACGCCTGAATCAGAGGACTGA
- the LOC135161995 gene encoding juvenile hormone esterase-like, giving the protein MALCEKYMVFSLLWTVVVYFSNTVVCELTAVVETDRGPVVGEILQTVMNGVPYGSFRGIPYARPPINDLRFQPPEEAKPWTDVLQATADGNQCPQMDFIDDIFSGNEDCLYLNVYTPKVIFNGTSSGDLLPVMVWIHGGKFATGYANASYYGPDFILEEDVVMVAANFRLDILGFLALNIPEASENLQLKDQVLILKWVQRNIKKFGGDPKRVTIFGWSSGGVDVDLHMISEASRGLFHGAIAMSSSPWSAWTFSTRNQTETRAFRLGEVLGINTQDKTILYRELMKKTAKDLVIGGEKLLPNVIHADRKFKPTIEDTRVAGAFLTECPIRKYKAGSFAQVPYMTGYMRDEMLSFTTSTQYLHWYIELALTQFVGRQHPVQEKLMRLHNELSKSLQMHISELPAELVMEAINSITNTLYRPVIDQKVTLVAELSSAPAYYYQNSYDPGEYSYHRLQAHIIPTLTGAGHGDDLFTIFHISIFDLPLDADHPFSRARKRIVRMFTNFAKYGNPTPKGTSDPVLNITWPRAAGKYIEINDQLTVGDSPLNEDAKSIQSDLSGSAWDEFNGCDRY; this is encoded by the exons atgGCATTGTGCGAAAAATACATGGTCTTTAGTTTACTGTGGACTGTagttgtttatttttcaaacacgGTTGTATGTGAATTGACTGCAGTAGTTGAAACGGATAGAGGACCTGTTGTAGGGGAAATCCTGCAGACAGTGATGAATGGGGTCCCCTATGGCTCGTTCAGGGGAATTCCATATGCTCGACCACCGATCAATGATCTTCGGTTTCAG CCTCCCGAAGAAGCTAAACCGTGGACCGATGTCCTCCAGGCCACAGCAGACGGTAATCAATGCCCACAAATGGATTTCATTGACGACATCTTCAGCGGTAATGAGGACTGTCTGTACCTGAATGTCTACACTCCTAAGGTAATCTTCAATGGGACATCGTCAGGCGATTTACTACCTGTGATGGTATGGATCCATGGGGGAAAGTTCGCCACAGGATATGCTAATGCATCTTACTATGGTCCTGACTTTATCCTGGAAGAGGACGTCGTTATGGTGGCCGCCAACTTTCGTCTGGATATATTAG GTTTCCTGGCCCTGAATATCCCCGAAGCATCTGAGAATCTCCAGCTGAAGGATCAAGTCTTAATTCTCAAGTGGGTTCAACggaatatcaaaaaattcggAGGCGATCCGAAGAGGGTGACGATATTCGGCTGGAGCTCTGGGGGTGTTGACGTCGATCTCCACATGATTTCGGAGGCTTCGAGAG GATTATTCCACGGAGCCATAGCAATGAGTTCTTCTCCCTGGAGTGCCTGGACCTTCTCCACCCGAAATCAAACTGAGACTCGTGCCTTCCGGCTTGGAGAAGTCCTAGGAATTAATACTCAGGATAAAACTATCCTCTATCgtgaattgatgaaaaaaactgCCAAGGATTTGGTGATCGGAGGCGAAAAATTATTACCGAATGTAATACAT GCAGATCGAAAATTCAAGCCAACAATTGAAGATACTAGAGTGGCGGGTGCTTTCTTAACTGAATGTCCTATCAGGAAATACAAAGCTGGAAGTTTTGCTCAAGTGCCCTACATGACTGGTTACATGCGGGATGAAATGCTGTCTTTCACCACCA GTACCCAATATTTACATTGGTACATCGAACTTGCTCTCACGCAGTTCGTGGGTCGCCAACATCCGGTGCAAGAGAAACTAATGCGTCTCCATAATGAACTATCAAAGTCCCTGCAAATGCACATATCAGAATTGCCCGCTGAATTGGTAATGGAAGCAATAAAC AGTATCACGAATACTCTCTACAGACCTGTGATCGACCAAAAAGTCACGTTGGTGGCTGAATTGTCTTCAGCCCCTGCgtattattatcaaaattcatACGATCCTGGGGAATATTCGTACCATCGACTGCAAGCGCACATTATTCCAACGTTAACTG GCGCTGGGCATGGGGATGACttgttcacaatttttcacatatccATATTCGATCTACCCCTGGACGCAGACCATCCCTTCTCAAGAGCGAGGAAACGAATCGTCCGGATGTTCACGAACTTCGCAAAATACGG AAATCCCACCCCGAAGGGAACATCAGATCCGGTTCTGAATATCACGTGGCCAAGGGCTGCAGGAAAATATATCGAGATCAATGACCAGTTGACAGTTGGCGATAGTCCGCTCAACGAAGATGCCAAGTCAATTCAGAGTGATTTATCTGGTTCGGCGTGGGATGAGTTCAATGGTTGCGATCGATACTAG
- the LOC135162384 gene encoding chymotrypsin-1-like gives MCGLLYAVLLVPSIFIGTNAHVMNPWRGIVGGVTARAGEFPYFVSLRDEYGHFCGGTIISPLHVLTAGHCLSKLGARFYAASGLTWRDDSNAIISEVRSFQLHPDFVDYTPSRGLKNDIAVITLKNKLNLDGVRLRALKLPTEDYVDGSIGTAIGLGKINSVWDKDYTKLPNQIQKLELVIKDDVCRKFVTRPWRDVLCGVNPRATICGGDSGSPLIINNFVIGVASASDCEIGEEGLYVNVFHYKRFIEKVMESSYIN, from the exons atgtgtggcCTATTATACGCCGTCCTACTAGTCCCTTCGATATTCATTG GAACAAATGCTCACGTTATGAACCCTTGGAGGGGAATCGTTGGTGGAGTCACTGCAAGAGCCGGTGAATTCCCATACTTCGTGTCATTGAGAGATGAATACGGACACTTCTGCGGCGGTACCATAATCAGTCCTCTTCATGTACTCACCGCGGGTCATTGTTTATCTAAACTCGGGGCTCGGTTTTATGCTGCTAGTGGATTAACTTGGAGGGACGATTCTAATGCTATAATCAGCGAAGTCAGGTCCTTTCAACTTCATCCCGACTTTGTGGACTATACACCCAGTCGGGGGCTCAAAAATGACATTGCGGTTATTACG ttgaaaaataaactcaatCTTGACGGGGTTCGACTGAGAGCATTGAAACTGCCAACTGAAGATTACGTTGATGGATCTATTGGTACAGCCATTGGcctgggaaaaataaattcagtctGGGACAAAGATTATACTAAACTTCCAaatcaaattcaaaaattggaACTAGTAATCAAGGATGACGTCTGTCGGAAATTCGTGACTCGACCGTGGAGGGACGTATTGTGCGGAGTGAATCCAAGAGCAACGATATGTGGG GGCGATAGCGGAAGTCCTTTGATCATTAACAACTTCGTCATTGGGGTTGCATCAGCTTCTGACTGCGAGATTGGAGAAGAAGGATTGTACGTCAATGTGTTCCATTACAAACGCTTTATTGAGAAAGTCATGGAGAGCAGTTACATTAATTAA
- the LOC135162380 gene encoding lipase 3-like, which translates to MTFHSTCLARVAGSLSILVFLIVNVAGIKLIETSIYYGMDYKIKIVANDKLEYSGDRSYNPDVDLSTPEMIRRAGYPAEAHTVETEDGYLLTIHRIPNKTGYPIFLQHGLMSSSADWVILGKGRALPYFLADLGYDVWLGNYRGNTYSSGHVRLSTSSPEYWDYSWHEMGIHDLPAMINYVTNYKNEQVIYIGHSMGTTGSFVMAAERPEMHKKIRLMMSFAPVAHMTHIKSPIRIFAPYAHQIELIEKFFSLNKFLPRDWIMKLIAKYGCALTTKEEKVCENAMFAISGFDAAQFDLSLLPVITSHDPAGASTKTVVHYLQEVTSGRFGQYDYGSPKNIEKYNSSTPPDYDVSKMTIPIAFFYGLNDWLAAVQDVEEFYKSLPNVIKIVRVNYTMFNHLDFLWATEATQLLYNQVLDLIHETLRG; encoded by the exons ATGACTTTTCATTCAACTTGTCTCGCACGCGTTGCCGGCAGTCTTTCGATACTTGTTTTTCTTATCGTAAATGTTGCGGGAATAAAACTTATCGAAACATCAATTTACTATGGGATGGATTAcaagataaaaattgttgcaAATGATAAATTGGAATATTCTGGCGACAGATCGTATAATCCGGACGTGGACTTGTCGAcg ccgGAAATGATACGTCGAGCGGGATATCCTGCGGAGGCCCATACGGTCGAAACAGAGGATGGATATCTCCTGACTATCCACAGGATTCCTAATAAAACAGGATACCCAATATTCCTGCAGCACGGTCTCATGAGCAGTTCCGCCGATTGGGTGATCTTGGGGAAAGGCCGAGCTCTCC CATATTTCTTGGCGGACCTGGGGTACGATGTGTGGCTCGGAAATTACAGGGGCAATACATACTCCTCCGGGCATGTCCGATTGTCCACGAGTTCCCCGGAATATTGGGACTACTCCTGGCACGAAATGGGAATTCATGATTTACCAGCAATGATAAATTACGTTACTAATTACAAAAACGAGCAAGTGATTTACATTGGCCACTCGATGGGAACAACCGGGAGTTTTGTTATGGCAGCCGAACGGCCCGaaatgcataaaaaaattcggcTGATGATGAGCTTTGCACCAGTGGCCCACATGACTCACATAAAAAGTCCCATTCGTATTTTCGCGCCTTATGCACATCAAATAGAA CTCATCGAAAAGTTCTTCAGTCTCAACAAATTTCTCCCTCGAGACTGGATAATGAAGCTCATTGCGAAATACGGCTGTGCCCTGACTACGAAAGAGGAGAAAGTATGCGAAAATGCGATGTTTGCGATAAGTGGATTCGATGCAGCGCAGTTTGACTTG AGTCTTCTTCCGGTTATTACGAGTCACGACCCAGCAGGTGCATCGACGAAGACGGTGGTTCATTATCTTCAGGAAGTGACCTCTGGAAGATTCGGCCAATACGATTATGGATCACCAAAGAATATCGAGAAGTACAACTCAAGCACTCCACCTGATTATGATGTGTCAAAGATGACTATTCCGATCGCGTTTTTCTACGGTCTCAATGATTGGCTAGCAGCTGTCCAG GACGTGGAAGAATTCTACAAGAGTTTACCTAATGTCATTAAGATCGTACGAGTTAATTACACGATGTTCAATCACTTGGACTTCTTATGGGCAACGGAGGCTACGCAATTATTGTACAATCAAGTACTTGATCTCATTCATGAAACCCTTAGAGGATGA
- the LOC135162369 gene encoding mucin-2: MMLLLYFLSLFTLGRCLDPLPSKLEIESSINRTIDEVERLIQSDQSLPRLSRSQIVEILQNITSKDMKNYEESIEQMRSDYQRALMVVLPYNSKDSAGEDLQDLYTKPPMVQVIPDSEIMLPFASIQEEPLPSTRSNINLINPRGQDDSKLATPSHQHKNHRNSYSDFKTTGNPEKFTLNQNNLLKRNNQKAQTAQKSQLEVTYSSHSTERSTTPSEYASSTIPATRSTNILTSDQWRYNAPPSTTSKPRTTAPQRTTVSPTASPTKKPVKTAVKSKPFLPTVISAFPTLGTFAKPTAVKTTAVPEEATFNMADMDMLNDAPPAPLYVTPLSSSPSHGTASTQQQTTPMREEVANLLAAIGLQPSPSKIKTNAAFGGASQGDVLGEDFAIPDTNFIPSKTVGLTSTSPDLPSLGHQNTFDNGQSDLQKGVSNLSPELQSLFQRFGLPVSGKEPGISTTTRKPESEIRYPTTIDSWRAFRPLPTSEIKDEGMRSFLATFGLGEVREQKAMKTTTEAASVIEAVPDNMKSILENIGLITRSRASGGTELPGTTQKPSKLHIFKPHETQIGDEMQKNKINELLDTVKLVQEGKAGVDDVRDAANRLLTTTKTLQGAPDAVSLEEILQMYNQDLRKEVKRQENKDNDDDDLGDVAMSDSDDNEMSASDPSESTMTTNATSPAVTTPSPDPIGDADGDGRVVNSTPATPNSSPADGPSLDDLADSFGGTTAAPDPVLPTPRRSGLYFLVDWNTFLEVGEEDKDKVNLRFSPNAGDRTRFIPVVIP; this comes from the exons ATG ATGCTCCTCCTATACTTCCTTTCCCTCTTCACCCTCGGAAGATGCCTAGATCCGCTGCCCTCTAAGCTCGAGATTGAATCCTCCATCAACCGGACGATCGACGAGGTAGAACGTCTGATTCAATCCGACCAGAGCCTCCCCAGACTCTCCCGCAGTCAAATAGTTGAGATCCTCCAGAACATCACATCGAAGGACATGAAGAACTACGAGGAATCCATCGAGCAGATGCGCTCCGACTATCAACGAGCCCTGATGGTCGTCCTGCCTTACAACTCCAAAGACTCAGCAGGTGAGGACCTCCAGGATTTATACACAAAACCGCCAATGGTTCAGGTAATCCCAGATTCCGAAATCATGTTGCCATTCGCATCGATCCAAGAGGAGCCACTCCCCTCCACCAGGAGCAACATCAATCTGATTAATCCCAGGGGACAGGATGACTCGAAGCTCGCCACACCGTCCCATCAACACAAGAACCACCGGAACTCCTACTCAGACTTCAAAACAACTGGAAATCCAGAGAAGTTCACGTTAAATCAAAATAATCTATTGAAGAGGAACAATCAGAAGGCCCAAACGGCCCAGAAATCACAGCTAGAGGTGACGTACAGCAGCCACTCGACCGAAAGATCAACAACGCCATCGGAATATGCCTCCTCAACAATCCCAGCCACTCGTTCAACCAACATCTTGACATCCGATCAATGGAGATATAACGCACCTCCATCAACAACTTCTAAACCTAGAACCACTGCCCCACAACGAACAACAGTCTCTCCAACAGCATCACCGACCAAGAAACCTGTGAAGACAGCTGTCAAGAGCAAACCCTTCCTTCCGACTGTGATATCAGCATTTCCGACCCTGGGCACCTTCGCCAAACCCACAGCAGTGAAAACAACAGCAGTACCCGAAGAAGCGACCTTCAACATGGCTGATATGGATATGCTGAATGATGCTCCTCCAGCACCTCTGTACGTCACTCCCTTGAGTTCATCTCCTTCCCACGGAACAGCTTCTACTCAGCAACAGACAACACCGATGAGAGAGGAAGTGGCTAATCTTCTTGCAGCTATCGGTCTTCAGCCGAGTCCATCAAAGATCAAGACGAATGCGGCTTTCGGTGGAGCGTCCCAGGGTGACGTTCTCGGAGAAGACTTTGCAATTCCAGACACCAACTTCATTCCCAGCAAAACAGTGGGACTGACATCAACCAGCCCGGACTTACCATCACTAGGGCATCAAAATACTTTTGACAATGGCCAATCAGATCTGCAAAAGGGTGTCAGCAATCTTTCCCCAGAGCTGCAGTCGTTGTTCCAGAGGTTTGGACTGCCGGTATCAGGAAAAGAACCGGGAATATCGACAACAACTAGAAAGCCAGAATCGGAAATCAGGTATCCGACTACCATTGACTCCTGGAGAGCATTCAGACCTCTGCCTACTTCCGAGATCAAAGACGAAGGGATGAGGAGCTTCTTGGCTACATTTGGACTCGGCGAGGTGCGGGAACAGAAGGCTATGAAGACCACGACTGAAGCGGCTTCTGTGATAGAAGCTGTGCCTGATAACATGAAGAGCATCTTGGAGAATATCGGCTTAATCACAAGGTCGAGAGCTTCAGGGGGAACGGAGTTACCAGGAACGACGCAGAAGCCCTCGAAGCTCCATATTTTCAAGCCGCACGAGACCCAGATCGGCGATGAGATGCAGAAGAACAAGATCAATGAGCTTTTGGATACAGTGAAACTTGTACAGGAGGGAAAGGCTGGCGTTGATGATGTCCGTGATGCCGCAAATCGACTGCTCACGACCACAAAAACTCTTCAAGGGGCACCGGATGCAGTTAGTCTCGAGGAGATCCTGCAGATGTATAATCAAGATTTGAGGAAGGAGGTGAAGAGGCAGGAGAACAAGGATAATGATGACGATGATCTAGGGGATGTGGCAATGAGTG ATTCAGATGACAATGAGATGTCCGCGTCCGATCCATCCGAGAGTACAATGACAACGAATGCGACTTCTCCAGCGGTCACTACACCCTCTCCAGATCCCATTGGAGACGCCGATGGTGATGGTCGCGTTGTGAATAGCACCCCGGCAACACCGAATTCATCGCCGGCGGACGGTCCCAGTCTCGACGACCTCGCGGACTCCTTCGGCGGTACCACAGCAGCACCAGATCCCGTCTTGCCAACACCCAGACGATCGGGATTGTACTTCTTGGTCGACTGGAACACTTTCTTGGAAGTGGGTGAGGAAGACAAGGACAAGGTGAATCTCAGATTTTCGCCGAATGCGGGAGATAGAACCAGATTTATTCCTGTAGTTATACCTTGA